ACTGATTAAGCCTACTATAAACCCTTGCCATATTTCATTGGTAAACCCTTCGTTATCCAGCAAAAGTTTTACATCAAATAAATCTCTCGGATGTTGCCTATCAACAGCGGCACATATTTTACCACCGTATAACTCAGCCATTGAAACTACAGTTATAGCAGCAAATTTACCAAATTCATCTTGTACTAAATCAGTTACTTGCATTAATCTTGTTGGAAACACATTTCCTCTTGTAACGGTATTGACCTCGATTTTTATTTGTGCATTTTGTCCTTGACAATTTAATTTAACATCGGTTCCTCCATTTAATGAAACGGTACTGACTTTTAAATTCTTAATATTCTTTTCAAGGTCTGTTTTAATTCTATTTAGTCCTGCTTGAATATTTTCTAAAGCAAGCCCTCGCGTATCAACAGGTAAATATGTTAAATCTACATCTACCGATAAACGTGGCATATCTCTAACAAAAAGATTAATTGCAGTTCCACCTTTTAAAGCAAAATCCTTCTCTTTAGCCACATATGGTATAACCTGAAGTAATAAATCTACTTGTCTTCTATATTCTTCTTTAATCATAATTCTGCTAGTTCTTTCGGTATTGATATTTGATATTTTGAATTATACACTGCATTTTCACCTATCATTCTCTTTCCTTTTCCTAAATCGATATCTTTTGCATCAAGAAATTGAAACCAAGAATGATTTGATTTCTCGGCCATCAATAAAAATAATCGCTTTACTTTTACCGAATTACACACTTGCAATAATTCTTTTACTAGCTTGGGTTTTAAATTTACAAGTCCTTCGAATATATGATAACATTCTGTCAAATCAGCTTCTGTAGGCGATAAATATAAACATTCCATTATTGCTCGTTCTGGACTTGAAACGGTTATAGCTATCTGCTTAACTTCTATTTCTACTAGGCCTAAATTGCAAGGCAAAAATGATGTCCTTTTATGTAAGATATTCATCCCCCAATCGTGATCTAAAAACCATTTAGGCAAGTTATTCTGTAATGGGGAAAATAATTGCAATGTCTCTTTTTCGAAACGAAAATAATGACTAAAACCTAGTTGAGCTAAAGCCGATAAAGCACCTAGGTGAACTTTTATTTCAGTTTGTTTTTGGATAGCATTTATTGCTCCTTGCCACTCTACTCTGTCCTTTGGCTTTTTGTATGCTCCACGACCTACTGGCTCTAACCAAGCTGATTGAATATAGTATTTTTGTAAATTTCGAGATATGCCAAAACTCTCGAGCCAAGAACTTGTTACTACAGTTCCTGGAAGCAATAAGCCAAAGAGTTTTCTTAAATTTGTTTCTTTTCGTATCGTCATACTACTTAAATTTCAACAAATATAAGAAATATTAATATTTAGAGCAAGTTTTTTCTTAAATATATTTTATTTAAAGCAACTGGACTGCCTGTATTTTCATCTATTTAAGAATGTATTCATGTTTTCAGATGCAAAGCTTTTTTTTGACCTAATCTAAAGATTAGGCCGAGCGGGGGTATTTGGCTCTATATAACCTTCGGGCTGACTTATCATCTGCAATGAATCATTCAGGTATATATAATTACCCGAATAGACTGTAGTTGTTGTATCCGCACCTTCTGTCACTATCTTTTTTTGTTTTGTACCTAAAGCGTCGTAAATGTAGTGAATATTTTCAGACCGCAAACTACAATGTTTGTCAGGAGAAAAGCTTTTTTAGAACCTAAAGCCTCTCCGCCTTTTGACGGAAGATTAGGTTGAGTGGGGGTAAAATCTGCTAAGCATAGATTTTGTTTGATTTGACCTTCTAAGACTAATCTTTTATATAAATGATTA
The Bacteroidales bacterium DNA segment above includes these coding regions:
- a CDS encoding nucleotidyl transferase AbiEii/AbiGii toxin family protein — translated: MIKEEYRRQVDLLLQVIPYVAKEKDFALKGGTAINLFVRDMPRLSVDVDLTYLPVDTRGLALENIQAGLNRIKTDLEKNIKNLKVSTVSLNGGTDVKLNCQGQNAQIKIEVNTVTRGNVFPTRLMQVTDLVQDEFGKFAAITVVSMAELYGGKICAAVDRQHPRDLFDVKLLLDNEGFTNEIWQGFIVGLISHYKPINELIAPVLKDQKLAFDNQFAGMTTVEFSYNDYINTRNKLIELINNKFSADDKKFILSFEMGEPKWELFPLSILKDLPAVKWKLINIKKFKETNPDKHGLMIEELKSVLNI
- a CDS encoding type IV toxin-antitoxin system AbiEi family antitoxin, producing MTIRKETNLRKLFGLLLPGTVVTSSWLESFGISRNLQKYYIQSAWLEPVGRGAYKKPKDRVEWQGAINAIQKQTEIKVHLGALSALAQLGFSHYFRFEKETLQLFSPLQNNLPKWFLDHDWGMNILHKRTSFLPCNLGLVEIEVKQIAITVSSPERAIMECLYLSPTEADLTECYHIFEGLVNLKPKLVKELLQVCNSVKVKRLFLLMAEKSNHSWFQFLDAKDIDLGKGKRMIGENAVYNSKYQISIPKELAEL